The following proteins are co-located in the Echinicola sp. 20G genome:
- the cobA gene encoding uroporphyrinogen-III C-methyltransferase, whose translation MIGEIKPKLTLVGAGPGDPELITLKGILALGKADVVLYDALVDKSLLKHATENAIKVFVGKRHGSKMNPQEETNKLIVEYALKYGHVVRLKGGDPFVFGRGAEEIDYVQQFGIETELVPGITSSVAVPAYQGIPVTKRGVSESFWVITGTTSSGQLSRDIRIAAQSTATVVILMGTRKLREIVHEFSLNGKEDTPIALIQNGTTDTERIVAGHICNIEEKVQNSGIGAPAVIIVGDVVRESPKLMEIYREAIRV comes from the coding sequence ATGATAGGAGAAATCAAGCCAAAGCTTACGCTTGTTGGTGCTGGTCCTGGAGATCCAGAATTGATTACCTTGAAAGGAATTTTAGCCCTGGGCAAGGCGGATGTTGTGTTGTACGATGCCTTGGTGGATAAGTCTTTATTGAAGCATGCCACAGAAAATGCCATTAAAGTTTTTGTGGGCAAGCGTCATGGGAGCAAAATGAACCCTCAAGAGGAAACCAACAAGTTGATTGTTGAATATGCTCTTAAATACGGGCATGTTGTTCGGTTAAAAGGCGGTGACCCATTTGTCTTTGGGCGTGGAGCCGAAGAGATCGACTATGTTCAGCAGTTTGGAATAGAAACAGAACTAGTTCCAGGGATAACTTCCAGTGTGGCAGTTCCTGCTTACCAAGGAATCCCCGTTACCAAAAGAGGTGTTTCGGAGAGTTTTTGGGTGATTACGGGTACCACTTCATCGGGACAGCTATCCAGGGATATTAGGATTGCTGCTCAATCTACCGCGACAGTTGTGATTTTGATGGGCACTAGAAAACTTAGGGAAATTGTCCATGAATTTAGCCTAAATGGCAAAGAAGACACGCCAATTGCTTTGATTCAAAATGGCACAACAGATACTGAAAGAATTGTAGCAGGCCATATTTGTAATATTGAAGAAAAAGTACAAAATTCTGGAATTGGGGCTCCTGCTGTTATCATTGTAGGAGATGTTGTGCGAGAAAGTCCTAAATTGATGGAAATTTATAGAGAAGCCATTCGTGTGTGA
- a CDS encoding bifunctional precorrin-2 dehydrogenase/sirohydrochlorin ferrochelatase: MNELYPVFLKVAQLNTLIVGAGNVGLEKLSFLLKSSPNAQVTIVAKEISAEIKKIADQNEAIALVEDSYKEKYLNGRHIVIGATDDKDVNKQIHLGAKARNLLVNIADTPALCDFYLGGIVTKGNVKIAISTNGKSPTTAKRLRQLLEEIIPEDINEMVENIHLYRDTLKGDFEYKVEALNKLTKELLVKN, encoded by the coding sequence ATGAATGAACTTTACCCTGTGTTCCTCAAGGTGGCGCAACTAAACACGCTGATTGTAGGAGCAGGAAATGTTGGATTAGAAAAGCTGTCTTTCTTGTTGAAGTCAAGTCCCAATGCGCAAGTAACGATTGTGGCTAAAGAGATTTCTGCTGAAATCAAGAAGATCGCAGATCAGAATGAAGCCATTGCATTGGTAGAAGACAGCTATAAGGAGAAATATTTGAATGGAAGGCATATTGTGATCGGTGCTACTGATGACAAAGATGTGAACAAACAGATTCATTTGGGTGCCAAGGCCAGGAACCTTTTGGTGAACATTGCCGATACCCCAGCGCTTTGTGACTTTTACTTGGGAGGAATTGTAACCAAAGGTAATGTCAAGATAGCCATCAGTACCAATGGCAAATCACCAACAACTGCGAAACGATTAAGGCAGCTTTTAGAGGAAATCATTCCTGAGGATATTAATGAAATGGTGGAGAACATTCATTTGTACAGGGATACTTTAAAAGGTGATTTTGAATATAAAGTGGAAGCTTTGAATAAACTGACCAAAGAGTTATTGGTGAAAAACTAA